Proteins encoded by one window of Roseibium sp. Sym1:
- a CDS encoding helix-turn-helix domain-containing protein → MTDSDILSRLPERLKKARRAQGLSLEAVEKLSGVSRSMVSQIERGESNPTVATLLNLTRALDVDFAGLLGEEASEDRVEILHEHQTPALDRAGDGCKIRILSPPQDTGRFEVYELVFAEGGRLESKPHERGTREQLIAEDGRLEVTSGVATGVIGKGDTARYAADVPHCISALDGPARAILIVVKF, encoded by the coding sequence ATGACAGATTCCGACATTCTTTCCCGGCTTCCCGAGCGCCTGAAGAAGGCACGGCGGGCACAGGGCCTTTCCCTTGAGGCCGTCGAGAAGCTCTCTGGTGTGTCCCGGTCCATGGTCAGCCAGATCGAGCGCGGCGAATCCAATCCGACCGTCGCAACCCTGCTCAACCTCACACGCGCCCTGGATGTCGACTTCGCCGGACTGCTGGGAGAGGAGGCCTCGGAGGACCGGGTCGAAATCCTGCACGAGCACCAGACGCCCGCGCTCGACCGGGCCGGCGACGGCTGCAAGATCCGCATCCTGTCGCCGCCCCAGGACACCGGCCGGTTCGAGGTGTATGAGCTGGTTTTTGCCGAAGGTGGCCGTCTGGAGAGCAAGCCGCATGAACGCGGCACAAGGGAACAGCTCATCGCCGAAGACGGCCGGCTGGAGGTCACTTCCGGTGTGGCCACCGGCGTCATCGGCAAGGGAGATACGGCCCGCTATGCTGCCGATGTGCCCCACTGCATTAGCGCCCTTGATGGCCCGGCGCGGGCGATCCTGATCGTGGTGAAGTTCTGA
- a CDS encoding formate--tetrahydrofolate ligase: MASDIEIARAASMKPIQEIGARLNIPDEALLPYGRTKAKISGDYIEGLNGRDSGKLILVTAINPTPAGEGKTTTTVGLGDGLNRIGKNAMICLREPSLGPCFGMKGGAAGGGYAQVVPMEDINLHFTGDFHAITSAHNLLSALIENHIYWGNELGIDQRRVVWRRVLDMNDRALREIVCSLGGVANGFPREGGFDITVASEIMAILCLATDLDDLQKRLGDIIVAYRRDRTAITARELEADGAMTVLLKEAMQPNLVQTLENNPAFIHGGPFANIAHGCNSVVATQTALKLADYVVTEAGFGADLGAEKFFDIKCRKAGLSPDAVVIVATIKALKMNGGIAKEDLGTENVDAVKKGCANLGRHIENVKQFGVPAVVAINHFTADTEAEIQAVKDYCAEYGVDAILATHWANGSAGTEELATRIAELAESGAAQFAPLYDDSLSLFEKIETIAKRIYRADEVLADKSVRDQLKRWEEDGFGNLPVCMAKTQYSFTTDPQRRGAPTGHSLPVREVRLSAGAGFIVVICGEIMTMPGLPRVPSANHIRLDDKGQIEGLF; encoded by the coding sequence ATGGCCAGCGATATCGAAATTGCCCGTGCAGCCAGCATGAAACCGATTCAGGAAATCGGTGCGCGGCTCAACATTCCCGACGAAGCCCTCCTGCCCTATGGCCGCACCAAGGCCAAGATCTCCGGGGACTATATCGAAGGTCTCAACGGCCGTGACAGCGGCAAGCTGATCCTGGTGACCGCCATCAACCCGACCCCGGCCGGCGAAGGCAAGACCACCACCACCGTCGGCCTCGGCGACGGGCTCAACCGGATCGGCAAGAACGCAATGATCTGCCTGCGCGAACCGTCGCTCGGTCCGTGCTTCGGCATGAAGGGCGGCGCTGCCGGCGGCGGCTATGCCCAGGTCGTGCCGATGGAAGACATCAACCTGCATTTCACCGGTGATTTCCACGCCATCACCTCCGCGCACAACCTGCTCTCCGCGTTGATCGAAAACCACATCTACTGGGGCAACGAACTCGGCATCGACCAGCGCCGTGTCGTCTGGCGCCGCGTGCTCGACATGAACGACCGCGCCCTGCGCGAAATCGTCTGCTCGCTCGGCGGCGTCGCCAACGGCTTCCCGCGTGAAGGCGGATTCGACATCACGGTCGCCTCCGAGATCATGGCGATCCTGTGCCTGGCGACCGACCTCGACGACCTGCAGAAGCGTCTCGGCGACATCATCGTCGCCTACCGCCGCGACCGCACCGCGATCACGGCGCGCGAACTGGAAGCCGACGGCGCGATGACCGTGCTGCTGAAGGAAGCCATGCAGCCGAACCTGGTGCAAACGCTTGAAAACAACCCGGCCTTCATCCATGGCGGTCCGTTCGCCAACATCGCCCATGGCTGCAACTCGGTCGTCGCCACCCAGACGGCCCTGAAGCTGGCCGACTACGTGGTCACCGAAGCCGGCTTCGGCGCGGATCTCGGTGCCGAGAAATTCTTCGACATCAAGTGCCGCAAGGCGGGCCTCAGCCCGGATGCCGTGGTCATCGTCGCCACCATCAAGGCGCTGAAGATGAACGGCGGCATCGCCAAGGAAGATCTCGGCACGGAAAATGTCGACGCCGTGAAGAAGGGATGCGCCAATCTCGGCCGCCATATCGAGAACGTCAAGCAGTTCGGTGTTCCGGCCGTGGTCGCCATCAACCACTTCACCGCGGACACCGAAGCGGAAATCCAGGCGGTCAAGGACTACTGCGCCGAATACGGCGTCGACGCGATCCTAGCCACCCACTGGGCCAACGGCTCGGCAGGCACGGAAGAACTCGCAACCCGGATTGCCGAACTGGCCGAGAGCGGCGCCGCCCAGTTCGCACCGCTCTATGACGACAGCCTGTCGCTGTTCGAGAAGATCGAGACCATCGCCAAGCGCATCTACCGCGCCGACGAGGTGCTCGCCGACAAGTCGGTCCGCGACCAGCTCAAGCGCTGGGAAGAGGACGGTTTCGGCAACCTGCCGGTCTGCATGGCCAAGACCCAGTATTCCTTCACCACCGATCCGCAGCGCCGCGGCGCGCCGACCGGCCACAGCCTGCCCGTGCGCGAAGTGCGCCTGTCGGCCGGCGCCGGCTTCATCGTCGTCATCTGCGGGGAAATCATGACCATGCCCGGCCTGCCCCGGGTGCCGTCGGCCAACCACATCAGGCTGGACGACAAGGGTCAAATCGAAGGGCTGTTCTGA
- a CDS encoding corrinoid protein translates to MSDEDDIDLASLSDDELVEQMHDDLYDGLQEEIEESVNILLERGWAPYDILTKALVEGMRIVGVDFRDGILFVPEVLLSANAMKAGMTILRPLLAETGAPKVGKMVIGTVKGDIHDIGKNLVSMMMEGAGFEVIDIGINNPVENYIAALEEHQPDILGMSALLTTTMPYMKVVIDEMKAKGLRDDYIVLVGGAPLNEEFGEAVGADGYCRDAAVAVEMAKDLIARRHNQLANRG, encoded by the coding sequence ATGTCTGACGAAGATGATATCGATCTCGCCTCCCTGTCCGACGACGAACTTGTCGAACAGATGCATGACGACCTTTATGACGGCTTGCAGGAGGAAATCGAGGAATCGGTCAACATCCTGCTGGAACGCGGCTGGGCGCCTTACGACATCCTGACCAAGGCCCTGGTCGAAGGCATGCGCATCGTCGGTGTCGACTTCCGCGATGGAATCCTGTTCGTGCCGGAAGTCCTGCTGTCCGCCAACGCCATGAAGGCCGGCATGACCATCCTGCGTCCGCTGCTCGCCGAAACAGGCGCGCCGAAAGTCGGCAAGATGGTGATCGGCACCGTGAAGGGCGACATTCACGACATCGGCAAGAACCTGGTTTCCATGATGATGGAAGGCGCCGGCTTCGAGGTGATCGACATCGGCATCAACAACCCGGTCGAGAACTACATTGCCGCCCTGGAGGAGCACCAGCCCGACATTCTCGGCATGTCCGCCCTTCTGACCACCACCATGCCCTACATGAAGGTCGTGATCGACGAGATGAAGGCCAAGGGCCTGCGCGACGACTACATCGTGCTCGTCGGCGGCGCGCCGCTCAACGAGGAATTCGGCGAGGCGGTCGGGGCGGACGGCTATTGCCGCGACGCCGCCGTGGCCGTGGAAATGGCGAAGGACCTGATCGCCCGCCGCCACAACCAACTCGCAAATCGGGGCTAG
- a CDS encoding DUF1638 domain-containing protein has protein sequence MQAGEPLFPIETEGDANDKIGRVLVIACGALAREIIAIRKANKLDHVDLTCLPAQLHNTPDKIPDEVRRTILMNSDVYSDILVAYGDCGTGGLLDRVLEETGARRIEGAHCYAFFSGLEEFDRMEEDQLGTFYLTDFLARHFQTMVIEPLGLDWHPHLRDMYFGHYTRVLYIAQTDDPALEDAARRAADRLGLAFEMKRTGFGLLTPFLETGSTD, from the coding sequence ATGCAGGCGGGCGAGCCTCTTTTTCCGATCGAGACCGAAGGGGACGCGAACGACAAGATCGGCCGCGTCCTCGTCATTGCCTGCGGCGCCCTGGCACGCGAGATCATCGCGATCCGCAAGGCGAACAAGCTCGACCATGTCGACCTGACCTGCCTGCCCGCCCAGCTGCACAACACGCCCGACAAGATCCCGGACGAGGTCCGCCGCACCATCCTGATGAACAGCGATGTCTATTCCGACATCCTGGTCGCCTATGGCGATTGCGGCACCGGCGGGTTGCTCGACCGGGTTCTGGAGGAAACCGGCGCGCGCCGCATCGAAGGCGCACATTGTTACGCCTTCTTCTCCGGGCTGGAGGAATTCGACCGGATGGAGGAGGACCAGCTCGGCACCTTCTACCTGACGGATTTCCTGGCACGCCATTTTCAGACCATGGTGATAGAGCCGCTCGGCCTCGACTGGCACCCGCATCTCCGGGACATGTATTTCGGTCACTACACGCGCGTTCTCTACATTGCCCAGACCGACGACCCGGCCCTTGAGGACGCCGCGCGCCGGGCCGCCGACCGGCTCGGCCTGGCCTTTGAAATGAAGCGAACCGGCTTCGGCCTGCTGACCCCGTTTTTGGAAACCGGCTCAACGGATTAG
- a CDS encoding virulence factor gives MAQKIIVYWRDIPAQILVKKGRKSARRELPAMFMEAIDACAMRIGAKDSDAYMAEWRRTDPVDVSDDLETEADTALNELVSAYPKERLKTLLSSGGTEHD, from the coding sequence ATGGCGCAGAAGATCATCGTTTACTGGCGGGACATCCCGGCGCAGATCCTGGTGAAGAAGGGACGCAAGTCCGCTCGCCGGGAACTGCCGGCCATGTTCATGGAAGCGATCGATGCCTGTGCCATGCGGATCGGGGCAAAGGACAGTGACGCCTATATGGCGGAGTGGCGCCGAACCGACCCGGTCGATGTGTCCGATGATTTGGAAACCGAAGCGGATACGGCCCTGAACGAATTGGTCAGCGCCTATCCGAAAGAGCGATTGAAGACCCTGCTCTCAAGTGGAGGAACGGAACATGACTGA
- a CDS encoding methylenetetrahydrofolate reductase → MTEQRLLDTGRLPASTEMSPKQVVEKTELLQHIPAGTQVYVTDLGNCSEDMIVDAARLLRDNRLTAVPHMAARRYPSMAAFERRITRLTQEAGVTEVLVIAGEADKSGPLTSSVALLETGLFDKLGIKKIAVAGHPEGAPDIKPDVIKSFLMHKHELAAQSDAEFRIVTQFGFDPHRVSLWLDELREWGNQFPVHVGVAGPAKMTTLLKYAAFAGVENSLNFLKKRGGAVVSMLAGYDPDTMVDPLENRVVSQPGTQLAQIHVYPFGGIEKTANWLHGRGSWSFQPSTSTLTANESA, encoded by the coding sequence ATGACTGAACAGCGCCTGCTGGATACTGGGCGGCTTCCCGCCTCCACCGAGATGTCGCCCAAGCAGGTGGTCGAAAAGACCGAACTGCTTCAGCACATTCCGGCAGGTACACAGGTCTATGTCACCGATCTGGGCAATTGCTCCGAGGACATGATCGTCGACGCGGCCCGCCTTCTGCGCGACAACAGGTTGACCGCCGTGCCGCACATGGCGGCGCGCCGTTATCCGTCCATGGCCGCGTTCGAGCGCCGGATCACCCGCCTCACCCAGGAAGCCGGTGTCACCGAAGTGCTGGTCATTGCGGGAGAAGCCGACAAGTCCGGGCCGCTCACCTCCTCCGTCGCCCTGCTGGAAACCGGTCTCTTCGACAAGCTCGGCATCAAGAAGATCGCCGTCGCCGGCCACCCGGAAGGCGCACCCGACATCAAGCCGGACGTCATCAAGTCCTTCCTGATGCACAAGCATGAGCTTGCCGCACAAAGCGATGCCGAATTCCGGATCGTCACCCAGTTCGGCTTCGACCCGCACCGTGTCAGCCTGTGGCTGGACGAGCTGCGCGAATGGGGCAACCAATTCCCGGTTCATGTCGGCGTTGCCGGCCCGGCCAAGATGACGACCCTTTTGAAATATGCCGCCTTCGCCGGCGTGGAGAACTCGCTCAACTTCCTCAAGAAACGCGGCGGTGCCGTGGTTTCCATGCTGGCGGGATACGATCCCGACACCATGGTCGATCCGCTGGAAAACCGCGTTGTCAGCCAGCCCGGCACCCAGCTTGCCCAGATCCATGTCTACCCGTTCGGCGGCATCGAAAAAACCGCGAACTGGCTGCATGGCCGCGGTAGCTGGTCGTTTCAACCCTCGACATCAACCCTGACAGCCAACGAGAGCGCATAA
- a CDS encoding methyltetrahydrofolate cobalamin methyltransferase produces MTRTVVASATKEIIIGFDQPFCVIGERINPTGRKKLAAEMAEGNFETVKADALAQVAAGATMLDVNAGVTAVNPNETEPPLMVKTLEIVQGLVDVPLSIDSSVTAAIQAGLEVAKGRPLVNSVTGEEEKLEAILPLVKKYDVPVVAISNDETGISEDPDVRFEVAKKIVERAADYGIPAHDIVVDPLVMPIGAMGTAGQQVFRLLRRLREELKVNTTCGLSNISFGLPHRHGINAGFIPMVIGAGMTSAIMNPCRPQEMEAVRAANVLNGNDPNCQEWIMTYRDHQPAAAGATAAPAEGGGASGGRRRGGRAARRTAG; encoded by the coding sequence ATGACCCGCACCGTCGTCGCCTCCGCCACCAAGGAAATCATCATCGGTTTCGACCAGCCGTTCTGTGTCATCGGCGAGCGGATCAACCCGACCGGCCGCAAGAAGCTGGCAGCCGAAATGGCCGAGGGCAATTTCGAGACCGTCAAGGCCGACGCCCTCGCCCAGGTCGCGGCCGGTGCCACCATGCTGGACGTCAATGCCGGCGTGACGGCGGTCAACCCGAACGAGACCGAGCCGCCGCTCATGGTCAAGACTCTCGAGATTGTTCAAGGACTTGTTGACGTTCCCTTGTCCATCGATTCATCCGTGACCGCTGCCATCCAGGCAGGTCTGGAAGTCGCCAAGGGCCGTCCGCTGGTCAATTCGGTCACCGGTGAAGAGGAAAAGCTGGAAGCCATCCTGCCGCTCGTCAAGAAATATGACGTTCCGGTGGTGGCCATCTCCAATGACGAGACCGGCATCTCCGAAGACCCGGACGTGCGTTTCGAGGTCGCCAAGAAAATCGTCGAGCGGGCTGCCGACTACGGAATTCCGGCCCATGACATTGTCGTCGACCCTCTGGTCATGCCGATCGGCGCGATGGGCACGGCCGGCCAGCAGGTCTTCCGGCTGCTGCGCCGCCTGCGCGAGGAACTGAAGGTCAACACCACCTGCGGCCTGTCCAACATTTCCTTCGGCCTGCCGCACCGCCATGGCATCAATGCGGGTTTCATTCCGATGGTCATCGGCGCCGGCATGACCTCTGCGATCATGAACCCTTGCCGTCCGCAGGAAATGGAAGCCGTTCGCGCAGCCAACGTCCTGAACGGCAACGATCCGAACTGCCAGGAATGGATCATGACCTATCGCGATCACCAGCCGGCTGCAGCAGGGGCAACCGCGGCACCGGCCGAGGGCGGCGGAGCCTCCGGTGGTCGCCGCCGTGGTGGACGCGCTGCCCGGCGAACCGCGGGCTGA
- a CDS encoding ASKHA domain-containing protein has translation MTEPVKHAKVVFQPSGRRGHFPVGTPLLDAARSLGVYVESVCGGRGICGRCQISVSEGTFAKENLTSTAENLETATEAETRYASLRNLPADRRLSCQAKILGDLVVDVPTDAQTNRQVVRKRAEARQIDADSAVSLVTISIAEPDMETPRGDIDRLREALIEETGLADLVFDPILLPRVQALLRKGNWEVTAAIYQDRNVLPTLVALWPGEKPAVYGLAVDIGSTTIAAHLCNLQNGRTVSSAGTSNPQIRFGEDLMSRVSYVQMNPSKLPDLTKAVRDAINALVGKLVGDVGAERSDVLDATFVGNPVMHHLFLGIDPVELGGAPFALAASDAMVLNARDLDLELNPGARVYMLPCIAGHVGADAAAATLAESPYKLDEITLLVDVGTNAEIVLGSKERLLAASSPTGPAFEGAEISSGQRAAPGAIERIRIDKETLEPRFKVIGVDEWSDEEGFAEKAESVGVTGICGSGIIEAVAEMYLAGLITEDGVIDGAMAARTPRVEARGRTFSYRIADEGVEISILQTDIRAIQLAKGALYAGVKLLQDKLGTYRLDRIRLAGAFGSYIDPQYAMVLGLIPDCPLEGVSGVGNAAGTGARMALLNRGYRREIEQTVRDIEKIETALEPKFQEHFVNAMALPNKVDPFPNLRAAIALPAKKESADSEAAGGDRRRRRRRG, from the coding sequence ATGACCGAGCCAGTCAAACACGCCAAAGTCGTCTTCCAGCCGAGCGGCCGCCGGGGTCATTTTCCCGTGGGAACGCCCCTGCTTGACGCCGCCAGGTCCCTTGGTGTCTACGTGGAATCGGTCTGCGGCGGACGCGGCATCTGCGGTCGCTGCCAGATTTCCGTCTCCGAAGGCACCTTCGCCAAGGAAAACCTGACCAGCACCGCCGAGAACCTGGAAACGGCGACCGAGGCGGAGACCCGTTACGCCAGTTTGCGCAACCTGCCCGCCGACCGGCGCCTGTCCTGCCAGGCGAAGATTCTCGGCGATCTCGTGGTCGATGTGCCGACCGACGCCCAGACCAACCGGCAGGTCGTGCGCAAGCGCGCCGAGGCCCGCCAGATCGATGCGGACAGTGCCGTTTCCCTGGTGACGATCTCGATCGCCGAACCGGACATGGAAACCCCGCGTGGCGACATCGACCGCCTCCGGGAAGCCCTGATCGAGGAAACGGGCCTAGCCGATCTTGTCTTCGATCCGATCCTTCTGCCAAGGGTCCAGGCGCTTCTGCGCAAGGGCAACTGGGAGGTCACGGCCGCCATTTACCAGGACCGGAACGTGCTGCCCACGCTGGTGGCGCTGTGGCCGGGAGAGAAGCCGGCCGTCTACGGCCTGGCCGTGGATATCGGTTCGACCACGATCGCGGCCCATCTGTGCAACCTCCAGAACGGGCGCACGGTATCTTCCGCCGGAACGTCCAACCCGCAGATCCGCTTCGGCGAGGACCTCATGTCCCGGGTCTCCTACGTGCAGATGAACCCGTCCAAACTGCCGGACCTGACAAAGGCCGTGCGCGATGCGATCAACGCTCTGGTCGGCAAGCTGGTCGGCGATGTCGGCGCGGAACGGTCCGACGTGCTTGACGCCACCTTTGTCGGCAACCCTGTGATGCACCACCTCTTCCTCGGCATCGACCCCGTGGAACTGGGCGGCGCGCCCTTCGCGCTGGCGGCATCCGACGCGATGGTGCTCAATGCCCGCGATCTCGACCTGGAGCTCAACCCGGGCGCCCGGGTCTACATGCTGCCCTGCATCGCGGGTCATGTCGGCGCCGATGCGGCGGCGGCCACACTGGCCGAAAGCCCCTACAAACTCGACGAGATCACGCTTCTGGTGGATGTCGGCACCAATGCTGAAATCGTTCTCGGCAGCAAGGAAAGGCTGCTGGCAGCATCTTCGCCCACCGGACCGGCCTTCGAGGGTGCGGAAATCTCTTCCGGCCAGCGAGCGGCACCGGGCGCCATCGAACGCATCCGTATCGACAAGGAAACCCTCGAGCCGCGTTTCAAGGTCATCGGTGTCGACGAATGGTCGGACGAGGAAGGCTTTGCCGAAAAGGCCGAGAGTGTCGGCGTCACCGGAATCTGCGGTTCCGGCATCATCGAGGCCGTTGCCGAGATGTATCTTGCGGGCCTGATCACCGAGGATGGTGTCATTGACGGCGCGATGGCCGCCCGCACCCCCCGTGTAGAAGCCCGAGGCAGGACCTTCTCCTACCGGATTGCCGACGAGGGAGTCGAAATTTCGATCCTGCAAACGGATATCCGCGCCATCCAGCTGGCCAAGGGTGCGCTCTATGCCGGCGTCAAGCTGCTGCAGGACAAGCTCGGCACCTACCGGCTCGACCGGATCCGCCTCGCCGGAGCCTTCGGCAGCTACATCGATCCCCAATATGCGATGGTGCTGGGACTGATCCCCGACTGTCCGCTGGAGGGTGTCTCGGGCGTCGGCAACGCCGCCGGCACTGGCGCCCGCATGGCGTTGCTCAATCGCGGCTACCGTCGTGAAATCGAGCAGACGGTCCGCGACATCGAGAAGATCGAAACCGCCCTGGAACCGAAGTTCCAGGAACATTTCGTCAATGCCATGGCCCTGCCCAACAAGGTCGATCCGTTCCCGAACCTGCGCGCTGCAATCGCGTTGCCGGCGAAGAAGGAGAGCGCGGACAGCGAAGCGGCCGGTGGCGACCGCCGGCGCAGGCGCCGGCGCGGTTGA
- a CDS encoding DUF1194 domain-containing protein, with product MPAAAQEQVDVALVLAVDVSRSMSPEELQIQRRGYAAAIASPEVVRAIEMGVHGRIGLMMFEWANESHAREIVPWSVVETAADARDFADKVLADTTYGQRRTSISGAIRHASALLADVPFEADRLVIDISGDGPNNQGTPVTLARDAAVERGYIINGLPLMTRGGIGFQFNIPDLDEYYRRCVIGGPTSFVIPVIEWAQFPDAVRRKLILEIGGRTPEKPARIIKAQITFDEPYDCMVGEKIWRRLREQYFWDP from the coding sequence TTGCCCGCCGCAGCGCAGGAACAGGTCGATGTTGCCCTCGTGCTGGCCGTCGATGTCTCCCGGTCCATGTCGCCCGAGGAACTCCAGATCCAGCGCCGGGGCTATGCCGCCGCGATTGCAAGTCCGGAGGTCGTGCGGGCGATCGAAATGGGTGTGCACGGCCGGATCGGCCTGATGATGTTCGAATGGGCCAATGAGAGCCACGCCCGGGAGATCGTGCCCTGGTCCGTCGTCGAGACGGCGGCGGACGCAAGGGACTTCGCGGACAAGGTTCTGGCGGACACCACCTACGGACAGCGGCGCACCTCGATCTCCGGCGCCATACGGCACGCTTCGGCACTGTTGGCAGATGTGCCTTTCGAGGCCGACCGTCTCGTGATCGATATTTCCGGCGACGGTCCCAACAACCAGGGAACGCCTGTCACGCTGGCTCGCGATGCGGCCGTGGAACGCGGCTATATCATCAACGGGTTGCCGCTCATGACCAGGGGCGGCATCGGTTTCCAGTTCAACATTCCCGATCTCGACGAATACTACCGCCGCTGTGTCATCGGTGGGCCGACAAGTTTCGTGATCCCGGTGATCGAGTGGGCCCAGTTTCCCGATGCGGTCCGGCGCAAGCTGATCCTGGAGATCGGCGGACGGACGCCGGAAAAGCCGGCCAGGATCATCAAGGCGCAGATCACCTTCGATGAACCCTATGACTGCATGGTCGGCGAAAAGATCTGGCGGCGGCTTCGCGAACAGTATTTCTGGGATCCGTAA
- a CDS encoding enoyl-CoA hydratase, whose protein sequence is MSDTAVNDQTEKPMLATLLHQGVYRIVMQRPERMNALSTEMMTALSAELQKAADDPAVRVILLGAEGKVFCAGHDLKELTSARAEPDGGKATYERIMRQCSDLMQQVVRLPKPVIAVVTGVATAAGCQLVASCDLAIATDTATFCTPGVNIGLFCSTPMVALSRNVARKQAMEMLLTGESIDASTAKDFGLINRIVPGDYLEQVVQKYAEVIASKSSKTLKIGKEAFYRQLEMPLSEAYDFAAATMVDNMMARDAEEGISAFLQKRKPDWTDS, encoded by the coding sequence ATGTCCGACACCGCCGTCAACGACCAGACCGAAAAACCGATGCTGGCGACGCTTCTTCACCAGGGCGTCTACCGGATCGTGATGCAGCGTCCGGAGCGCATGAACGCGCTGTCCACGGAGATGATGACGGCGCTGTCGGCGGAACTGCAGAAGGCCGCTGACGACCCGGCGGTGCGCGTCATTCTCCTGGGGGCCGAAGGCAAGGTGTTCTGTGCCGGCCACGACCTCAAGGAACTGACCTCTGCCCGCGCCGAGCCGGATGGCGGCAAGGCCACCTATGAGCGGATCATGCGGCAATGCTCCGATCTGATGCAGCAGGTCGTGCGCCTGCCCAAGCCTGTCATTGCCGTCGTGACCGGTGTTGCCACTGCCGCCGGCTGCCAGCTGGTCGCATCCTGCGACCTGGCGATCGCCACCGACACGGCGACCTTCTGCACCCCGGGCGTCAATATCGGCCTGTTCTGTTCTACGCCGATGGTGGCCCTGTCGCGCAACGTCGCACGGAAACAGGCAATGGAAATGCTGCTGACCGGCGAAAGCATCGACGCCTCGACTGCCAAGGATTTCGGCCTGATCAACCGCATTGTCCCCGGCGACTACCTCGAGCAGGTCGTCCAGAAATACGCGGAGGTGATCGCGTCAAAGTCGTCCAAGACGCTGAAGATCGGCAAGGAGGCCTTCTACCGCCAGCTGGAAATGCCGCTGTCGGAGGCCTATGACTTCGCCGCCGCAACCATGGTCGACAACATGATGGCCCGCGACGCGGAAGAAGGCATCTCCGCCTTCCTGCAGAAGCGCAAGCCGGATTGGACGGACAGCTGA
- a CDS encoding DUF3052 family protein: protein MAQAGYSGRPLSAKLGLKPGMTCWRHNMPEEIGELLDAQEPAASVVATAAPGLDCAHVFVTEHEDLAAQLSHLRQLLAPDGMIWVSWPKKASKVPTTVTEDTVREICLPMGLVDVKVCAVDAVWSGLKLVIRKELRKEQADKLASRT from the coding sequence ATGGCACAAGCAGGCTATTCCGGCCGCCCCCTGTCGGCGAAGCTGGGCCTGAAACCCGGCATGACCTGCTGGCGGCACAACATGCCGGAAGAGATTGGGGAGCTGCTCGATGCGCAGGAACCCGCGGCAAGTGTCGTCGCGACCGCCGCGCCCGGTCTCGACTGTGCTCATGTCTTCGTAACGGAGCACGAAGACCTCGCCGCGCAGCTCTCCCACCTTCGGCAACTGCTGGCGCCCGACGGCATGATCTGGGTGTCCTGGCCGAAAAAGGCCAGCAAGGTGCCGACGACCGTCACCGAGGACACTGTCCGCGAGATCTGCCTGCCCATGGGGCTGGTCGACGTCAAGGTCTGCGCCGTCGACGCGGTCTGGTCGGGGCTGAAACTGGTGATCCGCAAGGAGCTTCGGAAGGAGCAGGCTGACAAGCTGGCGTCGCGAACTTGA
- a CDS encoding AraC family transcriptional regulator, producing MPGWSCRIARVIAEIDRTLDGPLDLAGLAGTAACSRFHFQRLFSAIMGVSVGEYRRLMLLRRAGQRLAFRDKVSVTEIGFDAGYENAESFSRAFRRAFGQSPSGFRSNPDWAVWHRTYDPLLELKGTLMPDTDLDFATIRLVEFPETAVAVLEHVGPPAHVPASVQRFIAWRKTHGMPPSRSATYNILHDDPKSKPPEDYRLDICCAFSGVVAENGEGVAAGTIPAGRCAVFRHKGPLEFAEKTIRSLYRDWLPQSGEEPRDFPLFIQRLSFFPDVAEHEAETDIFLPLK from the coding sequence ATGCCCGGTTGGAGTTGCCGGATTGCCCGTGTAATTGCCGAGATCGACCGCACCCTGGACGGTCCGCTCGATCTGGCGGGGCTTGCCGGAACCGCCGCGTGTTCAAGGTTTCACTTCCAGCGGCTGTTCTCAGCGATCATGGGGGTCAGCGTCGGCGAATACCGGCGGTTGATGCTCCTCAGGCGGGCAGGGCAGCGGCTTGCCTTCCGCGACAAGGTTTCCGTGACGGAGATCGGCTTCGACGCCGGTTACGAAAACGCCGAAAGCTTTTCCCGGGCGTTCAGGAGAGCTTTCGGCCAGAGCCCGTCAGGTTTCCGCTCAAATCCCGACTGGGCCGTCTGGCATCGGACCTATGACCCGCTTCTGGAACTGAAAGGAACGCTCATGCCGGACACAGACCTCGATTTCGCCACCATCCGCCTTGTCGAATTTCCCGAAACCGCGGTTGCGGTGCTGGAACATGTGGGGCCGCCTGCCCACGTGCCGGCCTCCGTGCAGCGCTTCATCGCCTGGCGCAAGACCCACGGCATGCCGCCGTCCAGAAGCGCCACCTACAACATCCTCCATGACGACCCGAAATCCAAGCCGCCTGAGGATTACCGTCTCGACATCTGCTGCGCGTTCAGCGGTGTGGTTGCCGAAAACGGCGAGGGCGTTGCGGCAGGGACCATTCCCGCAGGGCGCTGCGCGGTTTTCCGGCACAAGGGGCCACTGGAATTCGCGGAGAAGACAATCAGGTCCCTTTACCGCGACTGGTTGCCGCAAAGCGGCGAGGAACCGCGCGACTTTCCGTTGTTCATCCAGCGCCTGAGCTTCTTTCCCGATGTTGCCGAACACGAGGCGGAAACGGATATCTTTCTGCCGTTGAAGTGA